In the Jatrophihabitans endophyticus genome, one interval contains:
- a CDS encoding NlpC/P60 family protein has protein sequence MTAPADVTSALATITARIQQIETRIASFAPTRTNTVSAANFASTLAATTGTTGTADTATTATTTSSGVTGADVVSTAQKYLGIPYVWGGESTSGMDCSGLVQKTFGDLGIDLPRTAAEQQKEGTAVSSLADAQPGDLVFFGDPAYHVAIYAGNNQIIESPEPGKTVHLTDLHTTPTSIRRIVDAAPVAGTTSGGVGAAQLQAAGVSSSVAAYASQFAAAEQANGLPSGLLAAVAQQESGGNARAVSPAGAQGLMQLMPATAAGMGVDALDPSQAIKAAGRIFGRNLREFGTVPLALAAYNAGAGAVHQYGGIPPYSETQNYVRRITATLAAGG, from the coding sequence GTGACCGCCCCGGCCGACGTCACCAGCGCGCTCGCGACCATCACCGCGCGCATCCAGCAGATCGAGACCCGCATCGCGTCCTTCGCGCCGACGCGGACCAACACGGTCTCGGCCGCGAACTTCGCGTCCACGCTCGCCGCCACGACCGGCACGACCGGGACGGCGGACACCGCGACCACCGCGACGACGACCTCGAGCGGCGTCACCGGCGCCGACGTCGTCTCGACCGCGCAGAAGTACCTCGGCATCCCCTACGTGTGGGGTGGCGAGTCGACCTCGGGCATGGACTGCAGCGGTCTGGTGCAGAAGACCTTCGGCGACCTCGGCATCGACCTGCCGCGCACCGCGGCCGAGCAGCAGAAGGAGGGCACGGCGGTGTCGTCGCTCGCCGATGCGCAGCCCGGCGACCTGGTCTTCTTCGGCGACCCGGCGTACCACGTCGCGATCTACGCCGGGAACAACCAGATCATCGAGAGCCCGGAGCCGGGCAAGACCGTGCACCTCACCGATTTGCACACGACGCCGACCAGCATCCGGCGCATCGTTGACGCCGCCCCGGTCGCGGGCACGACGTCCGGCGGGGTCGGCGCCGCGCAGCTGCAGGCTGCGGGGGTGAGCTCCTCGGTCGCCGCCTACGCCTCGCAGTTCGCCGCGGCCGAGCAGGCCAACGGCCTGCCCTCGGGGCTGCTCGCCGCCGTCGCGCAGCAGGAGTCGGGTGGCAACGCCCGCGCGGTCAGCCCCGCCGGTGCGCAGGGCCTCATGCAGTTGATGCCCGCCACGGCCGCCGGGATGGGGGTCGACGCCCTCGACCCGTCCCAGGCGATCAAGGCCGCCGGCCGCATCTTCGGGCGCAACCTCAGGGAGTTCGGCACCGTGCCGCTCGCGCTCGCCGCCTACAACGCCGGTGCCGGCGCCGTCCACCAGTACGGCGGGATCCCGCCGTACAGCGAGACGCAGAACTACGTCCGTCGCATCACCGCGACGCTGGCGGCCGGCGGATGA